The following coding sequences are from one Myxococcales bacterium window:
- the leuB gene encoding 3-isopropylmalate dehydrogenase has protein sequence MKAKIAVLPGDGIGPEVVAEALKVLQAVANRFGHEFSFQEGLIGGIAIDQTGTALPEATIATCKSADAVLLGAVGGPKWDDPKAKVRPEQGLLGIRKALGLFANLRPVRIHPQLVDASPLRPALLEGVDMLVVRELTGGIYFGEKKREETRAIDVCEYTVAEVERIVRAAAQFAMGRRKKLTSVDKANVLETSRLWRQVTERVIKDEFPEIKLEHILVDACAMFLIRRPADFDVIVTENMFGDILTDEASMLAGSMGLLPSASLGEGKRGLYEPIHGSAPDIAGKGVANPYATILSVAMLLRHSLGLEAEAAAVEAAVYEAVSAGVLTADLTTKDKASDTRTAGQAVVDRLR, from the coding sequence ATGAAAGCAAAAATCGCAGTCCTTCCAGGCGACGGCATCGGTCCCGAGGTCGTGGCTGAAGCCCTGAAGGTGCTTCAGGCCGTGGCGAACCGTTTCGGTCACGAGTTCAGCTTCCAGGAAGGCCTCATCGGGGGCATCGCCATCGATCAAACCGGCACGGCTTTGCCCGAAGCCACGATCGCCACCTGCAAGTCCGCCGACGCCGTGTTGCTGGGTGCCGTGGGGGGCCCGAAGTGGGACGATCCAAAGGCCAAGGTGCGCCCCGAACAGGGCTTGCTCGGTATTCGCAAGGCGCTGGGTTTGTTCGCCAACCTGCGCCCGGTGCGGATTCACCCGCAGCTGGTCGACGCCTCGCCCCTGCGGCCGGCATTGCTCGAAGGCGTGGACATGCTCGTGGTCCGCGAGCTCACGGGCGGCATTTATTTCGGCGAAAAGAAGCGGGAAGAGACGCGGGCCATCGACGTCTGTGAATACACTGTGGCGGAAGTCGAGCGCATCGTGCGCGCGGCGGCACAGTTCGCGATGGGTCGGCGCAAGAAGCTGACCTCCGTCGACAAGGCCAACGTGCTCGAGACCTCGCGGCTGTGGCGCCAGGTCACCGAGCGGGTCATCAAGGACGAGTTCCCCGAGATCAAGCTCGAGCACATCCTGGTGGACGCCTGCGCGATGTTCCTCATCCGCCGCCCCGCCGACTTCGACGTGATCGTCACCGAGAACATGTTCGGAGACATCTTGACCGACGAGGCCTCGATGCTGGCGGGCTCGATGGGGCTTTTGCCTTCGGCGTCGCTCGGCGAGGGCAAGCGGGGGCTTTACGAGCCCATCCATGGCAGCGCCCCTGACATCGCCGGCAAGGGCGTGGCCAACCCCTACGCAACCATCCTGAGCGTGGCCATGTTGCTGCGCCATTCGCTGGGGCTCGAAGCCGAGGCGGCGGCCGTGGAAGCCGCGGTGTACGAAGCCGTGAGCGCAGGTGTGCTCACCGCCGACCTCACCACGAAGGACAAGGCCAGCGACACCCGCACCGCAGGCCAGGCCGTGGTCGATCGCTTGCGCTAG
- a CDS encoding PAS domain-containing protein has protein sequence MTMDRDLEAVRAELEALRRERDDLRMQLVMARETLREERDNQRALVNALPLYVFRKDREGRHIDVSESLARKLGMSAAAIEGRLDAELSPGPLADKYRRDDLRVMRTGGTLSDIEEHNPKDGEPTFVQVHKMPLRNARGEVIGVQGFFSDVTALKRVELALSRRTHELETALAALKANHEHLVVTERMASLGRLTAGIAHEMNTPLAAVRAALAELKALVEEYGRSIGDAEVTITDHHEIEKEMSHCVRLAEAAAARAASFVTGVKLQTRDLGARTPIEFDAVESVRGALSLVAYMVRQAGARLVFTPEEPVMMLLGDPARLAQVVTNLVTNAADACRETRDAQIHVELGHQPTRTLELRVRDTGCGMSEEVQARMFEPMFSTKALGRGTGLGLPIVRDIVKADFGGEITVQSKPKEGTTFVVSLPGRRGMPHGA, from the coding sequence GTGACGATGGACAGGGACCTCGAGGCGGTTCGGGCCGAGCTCGAAGCGCTGCGGCGCGAGCGGGACGATCTGCGCATGCAGCTGGTCATGGCCCGGGAGACCCTGCGGGAAGAGCGCGACAACCAGCGTGCCCTGGTGAACGCCCTGCCGCTTTATGTCTTTAGAAAAGACCGGGAAGGTCGCCACATCGACGTGAGCGAGAGCCTTGCCCGCAAGCTGGGGATGAGCGCCGCCGCCATCGAGGGGCGTCTCGATGCCGAACTGTCGCCGGGGCCGCTGGCAGACAAGTACCGCCGCGATGACCTGCGGGTGATGCGCACCGGCGGGACGCTAAGTGACATCGAGGAGCATAACCCCAAGGACGGTGAGCCCACGTTCGTTCAGGTCCACAAGATGCCGCTGCGCAACGCGCGGGGTGAGGTCATCGGCGTGCAGGGCTTCTTCTCCGACGTGACGGCGCTCAAGCGCGTGGAGCTGGCCCTTTCGCGGCGCACGCATGAACTGGAGACCGCGCTCGCGGCGTTGAAAGCGAACCACGAACACCTCGTGGTCACCGAACGTATGGCCAGCCTGGGAAGACTGACCGCGGGGATCGCGCACGAGATGAACACGCCCCTGGCGGCGGTGCGGGCAGCCCTGGCCGAGCTCAAAGCGCTGGTCGAGGAGTACGGCCGTTCAATCGGGGACGCCGAGGTCACGATCACGGACCACCACGAGATCGAAAAGGAGATGAGCCATTGTGTTCGCCTCGCGGAGGCCGCCGCAGCCCGGGCGGCCAGCTTCGTGACGGGGGTCAAGCTGCAGACCCGAGATCTCGGGGCACGTACGCCCATCGAGTTCGATGCCGTGGAGTCGGTGCGTGGGGCGCTGTCCCTCGTGGCCTACATGGTTCGCCAGGCCGGTGCGCGGTTGGTCTTTACCCCCGAAGAGCCCGTGATGATGCTTTTGGGAGATCCCGCCCGTTTGGCCCAGGTGGTGACCAACCTCGTCACCAACGCGGCTGACGCCTGCCGGGAGACGCGCGACGCGCAGATCCACGTCGAGTTGGGGCACCAGCCTACGCGCACCTTGGAGTTGCGTGTGCGTGATACGGGGTGCGGTATGTCGGAGGAAGTACAGGCACGCATGTTCGAGCCCATGTTCAGCACGAAGGCACTTGGCCGTGGCACTGGATTGGGGCTTCCCATCGTGAGAGACATCGTGAAGGCTGACTTCGGGGGAGAGATCACGGTGCAAAGCAAGCCCAAAGAGGGAACCACGTTCGTTGTCTCGTTGCCGGGGCGAAGGGGCATGCCACATGGCGCGTAA
- a CDS encoding diguanylate cyclase: MARKSSVRPSTGRKILLVDDDLDYLQATTLVLEREGHTVLTAQDGKSALGILRQGGVDLCLLDYVMPDMTGDQVVEALRVQDPLVQVILQTGYANEQPPRDLLRRLDIQGYFDKSEGPEKLLLWTDVGLKAALAVRTLNRGRQGLQHILDVTPELHRIQPLEQLLKGVLLQLSGFMGAGDSFVAVLPEARQACSPQGFLALLEEDLGLVIKASTGTFETKSTLDECLSPEEMDLVRRALREGQMSRDHTCTVLPLRVGETLVGVVFVNQLGTDARDEELLIVFANQAAVAIQNAQLYEMATMDPMTGVYVRRFFEQWLARELRNAFRRVAPLTLLLLDLDRFKVINDTAGHPVGDQALVATGEALRQAVRAGDVVGRLGGDEFAIVLPNTDTEGARAVGERAVELLRAQHVMAEGKCLALAGSVGLVELLPHAFAPDAVPRPLDRRYFDDIIKQLVTCADEALYRAKRAGGGRVEQATPLAWAPLPQGDGNHALLARQSS, translated from the coding sequence ATGGCGCGTAAGTCCAGCGTACGTCCTTCCACGGGACGAAAGATCTTGCTCGTCGACGACGATCTCGACTACTTGCAGGCCACGACGCTGGTGCTCGAGCGCGAGGGGCACACCGTGCTCACCGCGCAGGACGGCAAGAGCGCTCTCGGCATCTTGCGGCAGGGCGGTGTGGATCTTTGTCTTCTCGACTACGTGATGCCGGACATGACGGGAGACCAGGTGGTCGAGGCGCTGCGCGTCCAGGATCCGCTGGTCCAGGTGATCTTGCAGACCGGGTACGCCAATGAGCAGCCGCCACGCGATCTGCTGCGCCGGCTCGACATCCAGGGCTACTTCGACAAGAGCGAAGGTCCAGAAAAGCTGCTGCTCTGGACCGACGTGGGGCTCAAGGCCGCCCTGGCCGTGCGCACGCTGAACCGCGGACGCCAGGGCCTGCAGCACATCCTCGACGTCACGCCCGAGCTTCACCGCATCCAGCCCCTCGAACAGCTGCTCAAGGGCGTTCTCTTGCAGCTCTCGGGGTTCATGGGTGCCGGCGATTCCTTTGTGGCCGTGTTGCCCGAAGCACGACAAGCGTGCAGCCCGCAGGGCTTCTTGGCGCTCCTCGAGGAGGACCTGGGCCTCGTCATCAAGGCCAGCACCGGGACCTTCGAGACCAAGAGCACGCTCGATGAATGTCTGTCCCCCGAAGAGATGGACCTCGTCAGACGGGCGCTTCGTGAGGGGCAGATGTCGCGCGATCACACATGCACCGTGCTTCCCTTGCGGGTGGGGGAGACGCTGGTGGGTGTGGTGTTCGTGAACCAGCTCGGCACCGATGCGCGTGACGAAGAGCTCTTGATCGTGTTCGCCAATCAAGCGGCCGTGGCGATCCAGAACGCACAGCTTTACGAGATGGCCACGATGGACCCCATGACCGGCGTCTACGTGCGCCGGTTCTTCGAGCAGTGGTTGGCGCGCGAGCTGCGCAACGCCTTTCGCCGCGTGGCCCCACTGACCTTGCTGCTGCTCGATTTGGATCGCTTCAAGGTCATCAACGATACCGCCGGTCACCCCGTGGGCGATCAGGCGCTGGTCGCCACGGGCGAAGCTTTGCGGCAAGCGGTGCGCGCGGGGGACGTGGTGGGGCGTCTGGGCGGCGACGAGTTCGCGATCGTGCTACCCAACACCGATACCGAAGGCGCAAGAGCCGTGGGCGAGCGTGCCGTGGAGCTGCTTCGCGCCCAACACGTGATGGCCGAGGGCAAGTGCCTGGCGCTGGCCGGGAGCGTGGGCTTGGTGGAACTGCTGCCGCACGCCTTCGCGCCCGACGCCGTGCCTCGACCGCTCGACCGGCGCTACTTCGACGACATCATCAAGCAGCTGGTCACGTGTGCCGACGAGGCGCTTTATCGGGCCAAGCGTGCGGGCGGCGGTCGGGTGGAGCAAGCGACGCCGCTCGCCTGGGCACCTTTGCCCCAAGGGGACGGAAACCACGCGCTCTTGGCGCGCCAAAGCTCGTGA
- a CDS encoding NAD+ synthase — protein MRPSVARFAVRQRRAPGACVCRDEDVRARWRPVRIALGQINPTLGDFAGNLKLIEAALAGAEADGAELLVLPELALCGYPPRDLLTREAFLRASDDALTQLRRRVGSQTAVLVGFPERRPESPWGRPLWNSAALLVAGEVKAVARKRLLPTYDVFDEDRYFQPGDGPTVVEHAGWRLGISICEDAWNDATFWPRRRYPHDPLEDLAAAGADVLVNLSASPFGLQKRQERVDMLAHSARRLGKPFVFVNQVGGHDDLVFDGASLVLDERGTVVARAHENEADLVVVDLATRTGPLRPPASEDAALFGALVLGTRDYARRCGFSHALLGLSGGIDSAVVAYVAAAALGPDNVHGVALPSRYSSEGSRTDAEALARTLGLRFSEIPIEAPFAAFLATLAPAFGSRAPDVTEENLQARLRGTTLMALSNKFGGLLLTTGNKSELATGYSTLYGDMCGGLAVLADVFKLRVYALARYINRDAEVIPWATIEKPPSAELRPDQKDEDSLPPYDILDPLLEAHLERGLDADALVRAGFDAKLVSEVLRLVRLAEYKRWQMPPGLKVSPRAFGTGWRYPLARGFRDSPG, from the coding sequence ATGCGGCCGAGTGTAGCTCGATTCGCGGTGCGACAGCGCAGAGCGCCCGGAGCGTGTGTGTGTCGCGATGAGGACGTTCGTGCTAGATGGCGGCCCGTGAGAATTGCGCTTGGCCAGATCAACCCCACGCTGGGCGACTTCGCCGGCAACCTGAAGCTCATCGAAGCCGCTTTGGCCGGAGCGGAGGCGGACGGTGCGGAGCTGCTCGTGCTGCCGGAGCTGGCGCTCTGCGGCTATCCCCCGCGGGATCTGCTGACCCGGGAGGCCTTTTTGAGGGCCAGCGACGACGCGCTGACACAGCTGCGCCGCCGGGTGGGGAGCCAGACCGCCGTGCTCGTCGGCTTCCCGGAGCGACGCCCCGAGTCCCCATGGGGACGCCCGCTGTGGAACAGCGCCGCCTTGCTGGTCGCCGGCGAGGTGAAGGCGGTCGCGCGCAAGCGGCTCTTGCCCACCTACGACGTCTTCGACGAGGATCGCTACTTTCAACCGGGGGACGGACCCACCGTGGTCGAGCATGCCGGCTGGCGTCTGGGGATCTCGATCTGCGAAGACGCCTGGAACGATGCGACCTTCTGGCCCCGCCGCCGCTACCCACACGATCCCCTGGAAGACCTTGCGGCCGCCGGGGCCGACGTGTTGGTGAACCTGAGCGCCTCGCCCTTCGGCCTCCAGAAGCGGCAAGAGCGGGTGGACATGCTCGCCCACAGCGCCCGCCGGCTGGGAAAGCCCTTCGTGTTCGTGAATCAAGTGGGCGGACACGACGACCTGGTTTTCGACGGGGCTTCGCTCGTGCTCGACGAACGAGGAACCGTCGTCGCCCGGGCCCACGAAAACGAAGCGGACCTCGTGGTGGTGGATCTGGCCACGCGCACGGGCCCGCTGCGCCCGCCTGCGAGTGAAGACGCCGCGCTCTTTGGCGCGCTGGTCCTCGGGACCCGCGACTACGCACGCCGCTGCGGCTTTTCCCACGCGCTGCTCGGCCTCTCGGGCGGCATCGATTCGGCCGTGGTGGCGTACGTGGCGGCCGCGGCGCTCGGGCCCGACAACGTTCACGGCGTCGCCTTGCCCTCGCGCTATTCCTCGGAGGGCTCACGCACGGACGCCGAAGCCCTGGCGCGCACCTTGGGCCTGCGGTTCTCGGAGATCCCGATCGAGGCGCCCTTCGCCGCGTTCCTCGCTACGCTGGCCCCCGCGTTCGGGAGCCGGGCGCCCGACGTGACCGAGGAGAACCTGCAAGCGCGCCTGCGCGGCACCACACTCATGGCGCTTTCGAACAAGTTCGGCGGACTGCTTCTCACCACGGGCAACAAGAGTGAGCTGGCCACGGGCTACTCGACGCTCTACGGAGACATGTGCGGCGGGCTGGCCGTGTTGGCCGATGTCTTCAAGCTGCGCGTCTATGCACTCGCCCGCTACATCAACCGGGACGCCGAGGTGATCCCGTGGGCGACGATCGAAAAGCCGCCCTCGGCCGAGCTGCGGCCCGACCAAAAAGACGAGGACTCCCTGCCCCCCTACGACATTCTGGATCCTCTCTTGGAGGCCCATCTCGAGAGGGGACTGGACGCCGACGCCCTCGTCCGCGCGGGGTTCGACGCCAAGCTGGTGTCGGAGGTGCTGCGCCTGGTGCGGCTGGCGGAGTACAAGCGCTGGCAGATGCCCCCCGGGCTCAAGGTCTCCCCCCGGGCGTTCGGCACGGGATGGCGGTATCCGCTGGCGCGGGGCTTTCGCGACAGCCCCGGCTAA
- a CDS encoding RelA/SpoT domain-containing protein codes for MSDEPALSDGKASPSPEALIAKTNRFYARYGAEVENLRLLVEVHLHQIVLAYCLDNRLPRESIDVRTRVKPLTSFIEKLERHGWPDFYYPTDVIQDLIGARAVCWFIEDCYGLLRFLKESHQFVIRAHSVEDYIARPKASGYRAVHVLADFTYDAVARSDGRRRLTSASMVCEMQLRTRLQDAFGQMTHEFPYKETNEELARQYEQQVGHIAEALAEEDKRACALRPLVQGAFSHEKRVGVRG; via the coding sequence ATGAGTGACGAGCCTGCGCTCTCGGATGGAAAAGCGTCTCCCTCACCCGAGGCGTTGATCGCGAAGACAAACCGATTTTACGCCCGCTACGGCGCCGAGGTGGAGAACCTGCGGCTCTTGGTCGAGGTGCATCTTCACCAGATCGTGCTGGCCTATTGCCTGGACAACCGCTTGCCCCGTGAGTCCATCGACGTCAGGACGCGGGTCAAACCCCTCACGAGCTTCATCGAGAAGCTCGAGCGCCATGGGTGGCCAGACTTCTATTACCCCACCGACGTGATCCAAGATCTCATCGGCGCACGCGCCGTGTGTTGGTTCATCGAAGACTGCTACGGCCTTTTGCGCTTCTTGAAGGAGTCTCATCAGTTCGTGATTCGTGCGCACTCCGTCGAGGACTACATCGCGCGACCGAAGGCCTCTGGCTACCGAGCGGTGCACGTGTTGGCCGACTTCACCTACGATGCCGTGGCCCGGTCTGACGGCCGCCGGCGGCTCACATCGGCTTCGATGGTGTGTGAAATGCAGCTGCGGACGCGCCTTCAGGACGCGTTTGGGCAAATGACCCACGAGTTTCCCTACAAGGAGACGAACGAAGAGCTGGCACGGCAGTATGAGCAGCAGGTAGGCCACATCGCCGAGGCCTTGGCCGAAGAAGACAAACGCGCCTGCGCCCTGCGTCCGCTCGTGCAAGGGGCTTTCTCCCACGAAAAGCGGGTCGGCGTGCGGGGCTAG
- the glnE gene encoding bifunctional [glutamate--ammonia ligase]-adenylyl-L-tyrosine phosphorylase/[glutamate--ammonia-ligase] adenylyltransferase: protein MRHRLDALVAAGPDPQGAGPRLARYFDEGGPMPLTPEGEQLLVALFSSGSYLSDIVLSQPPWFAALARDPFLGQEKSDAQMAHELTVALAGTKDTAELHLRLRRFARREMLRLGAREIGGGSTMVVARELSALADACLDAAARFWDDQLKAGYGEPTSPEGPPGFVVLGLGKLGGHELNFSSDVDLCYFYSTDEGQAGRLSLHEYYTKLSQGITRAISQSSDDGFVFRVDLRLRPEGRSGPLCNSYWAAERYYETFGRTWERQALLRARPSGGNHALGWRLVEMLEPFVYPRTLGPSAIDDVRALRRLFREDADRGSFDVKLGTGGIRDVELVAQLLALIHGGQRPDLRERSTLPALRKLWVAGLLSDQEQRTLSAAYQRYRRIEHRVQLEHGAQTHALPAEEGQARLARRLGYPNISSFHQALARDRRAVSAIAETLGEPEGAPPAWVLRLFDSARDAPAVHAELRAAGFRDTEGAARALEQARTRMPPAWLQEACQAPDPDRALARFRDLATGGSPGVFTLLADHPQLLRMLASLFGTSDRLSRYLVTHPARWEPLLLGLGAPRPALHTFAAQLDERVRGLDDEEALREMRRFKTEHLLRVGLHDVAGTLAPAEVSEQLVAVAEACLLRCVRQVVAGMVPRRGMPDAELTVLGLGSVGAREMRYGSDLDLVFLYARPGTTGAGVDYGEWFARLAQRLLSALGAWMDEGKLYEVDTRLRPSGAQGLLVTSYEAFSAYHLAQAALWERAALLRARPLLTLHLPTDTVSNSFAPKLAAIVYGHPVESASLRREFVRMRARIENERAPGGGVHLRLSPGGLTDGEFLAAYAQLLFGSDHEALRTTNPQEALAAAHREALLPLEASLLDDYRFLQRVSLRARLLRDTDEDRLRAADLPLLARTLGMADEDALSSALAERMARMRHAFVKVLGQP from the coding sequence GTGCGGCACCGGCTCGACGCACTCGTGGCGGCGGGGCCCGATCCCCAAGGGGCGGGCCCGCGCCTGGCCCGGTACTTCGATGAGGGGGGGCCCATGCCGCTCACGCCGGAGGGGGAGCAGTTGCTCGTCGCCCTGTTTTCGAGCGGCTCGTACCTCTCCGACATCGTGCTGTCCCAGCCGCCCTGGTTCGCGGCGCTCGCACGCGATCCCTTCCTTGGCCAGGAGAAGTCCGACGCCCAGATGGCGCACGAACTCACGGTGGCCCTCGCGGGCACGAAGGACACGGCCGAGCTTCACCTGCGCCTGCGGCGCTTCGCCCGCAGGGAGATGTTGAGGCTCGGGGCCCGCGAGATCGGAGGGGGCAGCACGATGGTGGTGGCCCGTGAGCTGTCGGCCCTGGCGGATGCCTGCCTCGACGCTGCGGCACGGTTTTGGGATGATCAACTGAAAGCCGGCTATGGCGAGCCCACCTCGCCCGAAGGGCCCCCGGGATTCGTCGTGCTGGGCCTCGGCAAGCTGGGCGGCCACGAGCTCAACTTCTCGTCCGACGTCGACCTCTGTTACTTCTACTCGACGGACGAAGGCCAGGCGGGGCGCCTCAGCCTGCACGAGTACTACACGAAGCTCTCCCAGGGCATAACCCGGGCGATCTCGCAGAGCTCCGATGATGGATTTGTGTTCCGCGTGGATCTGCGCCTGCGTCCCGAGGGCCGAAGCGGTCCCCTCTGCAATTCGTATTGGGCAGCGGAGCGCTACTACGAGACCTTTGGTCGCACCTGGGAGCGCCAAGCCCTGCTGCGCGCGCGCCCCTCGGGAGGCAACCACGCGCTCGGGTGGCGCCTGGTCGAGATGCTCGAACCTTTCGTGTACCCGCGCACGCTCGGCCCCTCGGCCATCGACGACGTTCGGGCCCTGCGCCGACTGTTTCGCGAGGACGCCGACCGCGGCTCCTTCGACGTGAAGCTGGGTACGGGCGGCATTCGCGATGTGGAGCTGGTGGCCCAACTGCTGGCCCTCATCCACGGCGGGCAGCGTCCGGATCTGCGCGAGCGCAGCACCTTGCCAGCGCTGCGCAAGCTGTGGGTGGCGGGGCTGCTCAGCGATCAGGAGCAACGCACGCTGTCCGCGGCGTACCAGCGCTACCGCCGCATCGAACACAGGGTGCAGCTGGAGCATGGCGCGCAAACCCACGCGCTTCCCGCGGAAGAAGGACAAGCCCGGCTGGCCCGCAGATTGGGCTACCCGAACATCTCCAGCTTCCATCAGGCCCTCGCGCGCGATCGCCGCGCGGTGAGCGCCATCGCCGAGACCCTGGGGGAGCCCGAAGGCGCACCGCCCGCCTGGGTGCTGCGGCTCTTCGATTCCGCCCGGGATGCCCCTGCGGTGCACGCCGAGCTGCGCGCCGCGGGTTTTCGAGACACGGAGGGGGCCGCACGCGCCCTCGAACAGGCCCGCACCCGCATGCCCCCGGCCTGGCTGCAGGAAGCCTGTCAGGCCCCCGATCCCGATCGCGCGCTGGCCCGCTTCCGCGACCTGGCCACGGGAGGCTCTCCCGGCGTGTTCACCTTGCTGGCCGATCACCCGCAGCTGCTGCGCATGTTGGCAAGCTTGTTCGGCACGAGCGATCGCCTGTCCCGCTACCTCGTGACCCACCCCGCCCGCTGGGAGCCCTTGCTGCTGGGCCTGGGGGCGCCACGGCCCGCCCTGCACACCTTCGCCGCGCAGCTCGACGAACGGGTGCGGGGGCTCGATGATGAAGAAGCCTTGCGAGAGATGCGTCGCTTCAAAACGGAGCATCTTTTGCGCGTGGGCCTGCACGACGTGGCCGGAACCCTGGCGCCCGCCGAGGTCTCGGAGCAGCTGGTGGCTGTCGCCGAAGCCTGCCTCTTGCGTTGTGTGCGCCAGGTCGTGGCCGGCATGGTCCCACGGCGGGGTATGCCCGACGCCGAGCTGACCGTGCTCGGGCTTGGCAGCGTGGGGGCGCGCGAGATGCGCTACGGCTCCGATCTCGACCTCGTGTTTCTCTACGCGCGCCCGGGCACCACCGGCGCGGGCGTGGATTACGGGGAGTGGTTCGCGCGGCTCGCGCAGCGCTTGCTGAGCGCCCTCGGCGCCTGGATGGATGAGGGCAAGCTCTACGAGGTGGACACCCGCCTACGGCCTTCGGGTGCGCAGGGACTGCTGGTCACATCGTACGAGGCCTTCTCCGCCTATCACCTCGCGCAGGCAGCGCTGTGGGAGCGGGCGGCGCTGCTGCGGGCCCGCCCCTTGCTGACCCTGCACCTGCCCACCGACACCGTCAGCAACAGCTTCGCCCCCAAGCTTGCTGCCATCGTCTACGGCCATCCCGTAGAGTCCGCCTCGCTCCGCCGCGAGTTCGTCCGGATGCGCGCGCGCATCGAAAACGAGCGCGCTCCGGGGGGCGGCGTGCACCTGCGCCTGTCTCCCGGCGGCCTCACCGATGGCGAGTTCTTGGCAGCCTACGCACAGCTGCTCTTCGGAAGCGACCACGAAGCCCTCCGCACCACGAACCCGCAAGAGGCTCTTGCCGCCGCACACCGCGAAGCCCTCTTGCCCCTCGAGGCCAGCCTGCTCGACGATTACCGCTTTTTGCAGCGGGTCAGCCTGCGCGCGCGGCTGCTCCGCGACACTGATGAGGATCGCCTGCGTGCCGCGGACCTGCCGCTCCTGGCGCGCACGCTGGGGATGGCCGACGAAGACGCGCTCTCGTCGGCGCTGGCGGAGCGCATGGCACGCATGCGCCACGCGTTCGTGAAGGTGCTCGGTCAACCCTGA
- a CDS encoding methyltransferase domain-containing protein yields MTTANTFTRSSQCPGGPGLALAALFIGLSACATASAPSADEQKLLDAPSPTQRANEKALAALSGAHRAAENKARDKYRHPAPTLAFFGLQDDFTVLELWPGGGWYTEILAPVLRDNGKLLVTSADPNGDPEDYQVKRAKELDALFAAHPQVYDKVGKVIIDPKTLSFGSPHSVDMVLAFRSLHNWMGANVADTVLREIYEVLKPGGTFGLVGHRGPPDTEPAGGYVSEAQAIELVKSAGFVLAEKSELNANPLDTKDHPKGVWTLPPNFALGEENRDKYAAIGESDRFTLRFVKPAP; encoded by the coding sequence ATGACCACGGCAAACACCTTTACGAGATCCTCTCAGTGTCCCGGCGGACCTGGCCTCGCGCTGGCCGCCTTGTTCATCGGGCTTTCGGCCTGTGCCACGGCCAGCGCCCCTTCGGCCGACGAGCAAAAGCTCCTCGACGCGCCCTCCCCCACCCAGCGGGCCAACGAAAAAGCGTTGGCAGCCCTGTCCGGGGCCCATCGCGCGGCGGAAAACAAAGCGCGCGACAAGTACCGCCACCCAGCCCCCACGCTGGCCTTCTTCGGCCTGCAGGACGATTTCACCGTGCTGGAGCTCTGGCCGGGCGGCGGGTGGTACACGGAGATCCTGGCGCCCGTGCTGCGTGACAACGGCAAGCTGCTCGTGACGAGCGCGGACCCCAACGGCGATCCCGAGGACTATCAGGTCAAGCGGGCCAAGGAGCTCGACGCCCTTTTCGCGGCCCACCCCCAAGTTTACGACAAAGTGGGCAAGGTCATCATCGACCCGAAGACGCTGTCGTTCGGTAGCCCCCACTCGGTCGACATGGTGCTTGCCTTCCGCAGCCTGCACAACTGGATGGGGGCCAACGTGGCCGACACGGTCCTCCGCGAAATTTACGAGGTGCTCAAGCCCGGGGGCACCTTCGGCCTCGTCGGCCACCGCGGCCCGCCCGACACCGAGCCGGCGGGCGGGTACGTCTCCGAGGCCCAGGCCATCGAGCTCGTGAAGAGCGCGGGTTTCGTATTGGCCGAAAAGTCCGAGCTCAACGCCAACCCTCTCGACACCAAGGATCACCCAAAGGGCGTGTGGACGTTGCCCCCGAACTTCGCGCTCGGTGAAGAGAACCGTGACAAATACGCCGCCATCGGCGAGAGCGACAGGTTCACGCTGCGCTTCGTGAAACCAGCGCCCTGA
- a CDS encoding Stp1/IreP family PP2C-type Ser/Thr phosphatase — protein sequence MRVRFAGDTNVGLKREHNEDSYYLPQFERLCVVADGMGGHASGEIASRMAVETISTFFRETEVEPDLTWPYKVDRGNRQNINRMVTAVKLANLRIHEESTSNPKCRGMGTTVVSCYFLDDALVIGHVGDSRVYRLREGLFDQLTEDHSLLNDYIKMKHLTAEEIAAFPHKNVIVRALGMKSTVQVDVIVEQPRLGDVYLLCSDGLSGMVPDPDLAEMVASETDLDRLCDGLIRAANQNGGLDNTTVVLARIEPE from the coding sequence ATGCGCGTCCGCTTCGCAGGGGACACCAACGTGGGCCTCAAGCGAGAGCACAACGAGGACAGTTACTACCTGCCTCAATTCGAACGCTTGTGCGTCGTGGCCGATGGCATGGGGGGGCACGCCTCGGGCGAGATCGCGAGCCGCATGGCCGTCGAGACCATCTCGACCTTCTTCCGCGAGACGGAGGTCGAGCCCGATCTGACCTGGCCGTACAAAGTCGACCGAGGAAACCGCCAAAACATCAACCGCATGGTCACCGCGGTGAAGCTGGCGAACCTGCGTATCCACGAAGAATCGACCTCGAACCCGAAGTGCAGGGGCATGGGCACCACGGTGGTGTCCTGCTACTTCCTCGACGATGCGTTGGTGATCGGCCACGTGGGCGACAGCCGCGTGTACCGGCTTCGCGAAGGGCTTTTCGATCAGCTCACCGAAGACCATTCGTTGCTCAACGACTACATCAAGATGAAGCACCTGACGGCGGAGGAGATCGCCGCGTTCCCGCACAAGAACGTGATCGTGCGCGCGCTCGGCATGAAGAGCACGGTGCAGGTCGACGTGATCGTCGAACAACCCCGCCTCGGTGACGTGTACCTCCTTTGTTCGGACGGACTTTCGGGCATGGTGCCTGACCCCGATCTGGCCGAGATGGTGGCGAGCGAAACCGATCTCGACAGGCTCTGCGACGGCTTGATCCGCGCGGCGAACCAAAACGGCGGGCTGGACAACACCACCGTGGTGCTGGCCCGCATCGAGCCCGAATAG